DNA from Methanomicrobia archaeon:
TCCGCCTCCTCGACGTTCTGGCCCGAGCAGACACCGTCACGTTCGAAGTACGCGGTATCGCCAACGGCAAACACCTCTTCCATGCCTTCCACACGGAGATACTGATCCAGTTTCAGCCAGCCCTTCACCTTTGGAAGATTGAGTCGCTCCAGCAGGCTGTTCGGTTTTATCCCCGCGGTCCAGATAATTAGATCGTACGGGAGTTTCTGTCCGCTTTTGAACGTTATCTTGTGCGCGCTTACCTCCTGCACCGCCGTCTCCGTCAACGCTTCCACGCCGCGAGCACAGAGGAACTCCTCGACGCAGTCTGCTACTTTGTCATAGGGACAGGCGGGGAGCATTCGCGGCATCATCTCGACGAGGCAGATTCGGGCGTCTAAGGCTAAGCGTCGAGCCTTGAAATAATCGACCAGTTCACCGGCTACTTCCACTCCGCTCAGGCCTGCTCCGATAACCATAATAGTCGGCTTTTGTGCATGCTCAAGGGCAACAACTGCGTCCCTGGTCGCTAACGTCGCCTGTAAGGTATGCACGGTATGCGAAAACTCCTCTGCCCCGGGGATGCCGAAAAACGTCTGTTCCGCGCCGAGCGCGATGACGAGGAAATCGTACGCGATGTCATTTTCTTCGCCCTGGATCATGTCTCTGGTCTTCACGAGTTTCGCCTGGAAGTCAATATCCACAACCTCTGCGTGTACGAATCGCGCACTATTCTTCGCTGCGAATCGGTTCAAATCGCTCGAGATCTCTTCCGGGGTGACTTTTCCGCTCAAAAGCTCCGGATAGGCCGGCTGGTACTCAAATCGTGTGCTACGGTCTACTAAGATAAGGTCGAGATCTTTTGTATGCTTTCGTAATGTACGTGCGACTTCCACGCCGCCGAATCCGCAGCCCAGCACGACAACCTTCATAGTAAAACAATATCAACGCCCATCTATCTATAATTTAATGGTAAACCCCGTTTCCCGCAGATTTATTGAGATCATCGCGTGTGTGAGTGAGCATGACCATCGAAGATGAGATCAAGGACATAGAGGACGAAATACGGACGACTTCGTACAACAAGGCGACTATGCACCACATCGGGCGGCTCAAAGCGAAACTTGCCAGGCTGAAGGATGATTTGCAAAAACGGGCGACCGCGAAATCCGCGAGTAAGGGGGCAGGTTACGCAGTTAAGAAATCTGGCGATGCTACGGTCGTCATGGTGGGTTATCCTTCCGTTGGCAAATCTACACTGCTCAATTGCCTTACCGGCACTAACGCCGAAGTTGCCGCGTACGATTTCACCACGGTCGACGTGATTCCGGGCACGCTGATTTACAAAGGTGCACGAATACAATTGCTCGATGTCCCAGGTCTTATTTCCGGCGCTGCGGCGGGACGTGGACGCGGAAAAGAGGTGCTCTCGATAATCCGAAACGCAGATCTCATTCTTATCATTGTGGACGTCCTGCATCCGCAGCAGTACGATACGTTGGTAAAAGAAGTATACGACGCAGGCATTCGAATTAATGCGAAACCGCCTGAGATTACCATCCGTAAAGCGAGTCGCGGCGGCATCACCGTTAACAGCACCGTCGACCTCGAACTTGATGAGAGGATGATCAAAGCGGTATTAGCAGAGTACAAAATACACAATGCTGAGGTTCTTATACGCGAACGCATCACACTCGATGAGCTTATTGACACGGTCGCGGGAAACCGGAAATACATCCGTGCACTCACGATCTTGAACAAGATGGATCTGGTAAATCCCACGCAGCTCCGGGCTCTCAAGCATCAGTTCCCCGACGCCGCGGTGATTTCCGCCGCGGTCGGGATAAACACCGACGCACTGAAAGATAGGATCTATGACGAGCTGGAATTCATAAGCATTTATATGAAGCCGCACGGCGGATCGCCGGATATGGATAACCCGCTGGTTATAAAGCTGGATTCCACGATCGCTGACGTCTGCTCCACCATTCATCGTGATTTCATCGAGAAGTTCCGCTATGCACGCATCTGGGGCGCGTCCGCGAAGTACGGCGGCCAGCGTGTCGGGCTCTCGCACGTGCTTGTCGACGGCGATGTGGTGAGCATCGTGACGCGACGATAAAACAAACCGCACCGCTTAGCTTATAAACAACGGTGAGCTATGTTTAACTCATCATGGCAATAAAAGTAGCGGTAGCAGGCGCCAAGGGGAGGACGGGCGGTCAAATCGTGCAGGGCATTTTAGAGAGCGAGACGATGGAGCTGGTGGCTGGTTTCGACCTTCATGGCGTGGGTGACGAGCTGGCGCCCGGCGTGAACGTGTCAAGTCCTGAGGAGATGGAGAAGGTGCTCACGGCGGTCAAGCCGCAGGTGCTCGTGGATTTTACGGACGCTACAGCCGCCGTCGAGAACATAAAAGTCGCCGCGCGTAATCACGTCAAGCTCGTGGTTGGCACGACGGGTTTTTCACCGGAGCAGTTTAAAGAGCTGGAAGAGGCTATTGCGGGTAACGTCCCTGCTATTATTTCCCCGAACTTCTCCATCGGTGTGAACGTCTTTTGGAAATTGATTGCAGAAGCTGCGCGACAGCTTCACCCCTATCAGTACCACATGGAGATCATCGAAATGCATCATGCGCATAAGAAGGACGCGCCGAGCGGAACAGCGTTGAAAGCCGCGGAGATTTTAGCCAACTATCCCGCAGAGGGTGCGAGATCGTTTGTTTATGGCCGACAGGGTATAACGGGCGAACGCACGAATGCGGAGATCGGAATCCATGCAGTACGCGCGGGCGAGATCGTTGGCGAGCATACCGTATTGTATGCGGGCAAAGGAGAACGCCTGGAGATAACCCACCGTTTACAGAGCCGCGAAGCACTCGCTCGGGGTGCAATCAAGGCTGTTGAATGGATCAGCGGTAAAGAAAGCGGCCAGATATACTCGATGGACGATATGCTGAGTGAACTGGGATAGAGTTACACTAAACCAAGCGCTTTATCATTCTATTTATTGTAACCGGAGGAAGGAGGTAAAATGAGTGGGAATAAGAAGGTGAAGGATTTAAAAGTCGGCAGCTCGGTAGATTCCTCGTTTCTCGTAATGGAGAAGGAGCTGAGGGAATTCATCACGAAAGGGGGCTACTATCTCCAGGTGAAATTAGGCGACAGCACGGGCAGTATATGGGCGCGGTGCTGGGATCGGGCGGAGGCCGTTGCGTCGCGGTTCGAACTCGGGGATATTGTGCGCGTAAAGGGCGTCGTGGAATCCTTCAAGGGGCGCTTACAGGTGATCTTCACGCCAGACGGAATCGCACGAAGCACGAAAACCTACGATATCACGGAATACCTGCCACGGACTTCGAAGGATATCGACCGCCTATTCGATGAGTTAGTAAAGACGGCGGAAAGTATGGAGAACGAGAATTTAAAGCGTGTGGTTTTCGCCTTCCTCAATGACGCCGCGTTTGTAACTTCATTCAAAAAAGCTCCGGCCGCTAAGATACATCACCACAGTTATATCGGCGGGCTGATCGAGCATACGCAGTCTGTTGCGGCGATTTGCGAGACCATCGCCCAGCTTTACCCTGAGCTTGATCGTGACTTGCTGCTTGCGGGCGCCATCCTGCACGATATCGGAAAGACCGAGACGTACGAGTATACCTTCCGAATAGACATAACAGAGGAGGGCGGGCTTGTTAACCACATCGTGCTGGGCTACCAAAGGGTGGAGGCAAAAATAAAGAGACTGAAAGGCTTCCCGGAGGAACTTCGGCTGCGATTGCTGCATCTCATCCTGAGCCATCATAAGCACGGCGAATGGGGCTCCCCGGTGAAGCCGCTGTTCGCAGAGGCGGAAGCGTTATGTTATGCGGATATGCTCGATTCACAACTCAAGGAGTTCCTGCAGCTCCAGAAGCGCGAGGAAGAGAAAGGTAAAGAGGGCATCTGGAGCGATTTTAGCTGGCGATTGGATCGGTTCCTCTATCTGGGCACAGATAAGGGGAAAAAACAATTACAAGGATCGAAGAGGCAAGAATAGAATAATAGCGGAATGCACACCGATAGCATGACTACTAAAACGAAAAACACAGACGCAAACGCAAAGAACACGAGCTTGTTAAAGCTGCTAAAACCAGCCGATTTGCTCTCTATCCTCAACGCGCTCTTCGGCTTCGCTGCGATACTATTCGTGCTTGATGGCACAAGCGTTACCGAACGAGCACTGGAAAATGCGCTTATCCTGATTTTACTCGCGGTCGTTGCTGACTGCTTGGATGGCACGGTAGCGCGGAAGATGGGAAGCTCCCCAATCGGCAAATATCTCGATTCGCTTGCCGATATGGTCTCCTTCGGTGTTGCGCCGGCGATTGCCGCCTATGTGCTCTTCAAGAGCCATTTACGGGTTCCCACCACGTATACTGGTGTTGTACTGGCAGTATGCAGTGCTTATGTAGTATGCGGCATGCTCCGGCTCGCACGATTTGACGCAAAACCTTTCTTTCAAAAAGAATGCTTCACCAAGGAAACAACAACTCTTAACACAGGTTCCCTTTTTGGGAAAGAAAAGGTGTCTGACGGCTTTTTCGAGGGCTTCCCCATTACCGGCAGTGCGACGTTTTTAGCTTCGTTCATGCTCCTGACCATCGAACTACAACCACAGGTTCCCATCCCGTTAAGCGTTCCTATTCTTATAGGACTAATAGGCCTGCTCTGCCTCTTGATGACCAGCAGGATACGATACCGGAACATACGAGATAAACGAATAACAATACCGGCAGGGATGGTGTTTTTAACACTGTTCGCCCTTTATATCACGTCTTCGGCATTTATTTATCCCGCAATCGCTGTGGCCGTATTAACAGCGTTTTATATTTGCAGCCCCTTATTATATAAGAAAAGGGAAAATTTTATGTGAATCCTGTTGTTTATATGAGTGCAGATCAAATCGGGAGCAGATTATGAAATACGTAAAGTGGTTTGAAGAGGTGGGGACCGGAGATGTCGCCCTTGTTGGGGGTAAAAACGCATCTCTCGGGGAGATGATACGGAATCTGCAAGGGAAGGGCGTGAGCGTTCCGTCCGGGTTTGCTATCACTGCAGAAGCGTACAAATACGTGATAGAGGAGGCCGGCATACGTGAGATACTCAGCGAGACACTGGCGGATTTGGATACGCACGATATGGAGAATTTGAAAACGCGAGGCCGTAAGATACGGGAGATGATACGAAATGCACCGTGTCCCGAGGATCTTAAGGATGAGATACGAGCAGCTTATCGTGAGATGGAGCAGAGGTACGGAGAAAATGTTGACGTCGCGGTGCGAAGCAGTGCAACGGCAGAAGATCTCCCGACCGCAAGTTTCGCAGGGCAGCAGGAGACGTACCTGAATGTAACGGGTGAGGATGAACTGTTGGAAAAGGTTATGGATTGTTTCGCTTCTCTATTCACTGATAGGGCACTATCCTATCGCGTTGATAATGGCTTTGACCATCTCAGCGTCTATCTCTCGGTTGGCGTGCAGAAGATGGTTCGCTCTGATCTAGCCTCTGC
Protein-coding regions in this window:
- a CDS encoding FAD-dependent oxidoreductase — protein: MKVVVLGCGFGGVEVARTLRKHTKDLDLILVDRSTRFEYQPAYPELLSGKVTPEEISSDLNRFAAKNSARFVHAEVVDIDFQAKLVKTRDMIQGEENDIAYDFLVIALGAEQTFFGIPGAEEFSHTVHTLQATLATRDAVVALEHAQKPTIMVIGAGLSGVEVAGELVDYFKARRLALDARICLVEMMPRMLPACPYDKVADCVEEFLCARGVEALTETAVQEVSAHKITFKSGQKLPYDLIIWTAGIKPNSLLERLNLPKVKGWLKLDQYLRVEGMEEVFAVGDTAYFERDGVCSGQNVEEAEYQGKTAAKNILRTLNNQELSAYKPKNTRANPRALISMGADKAVAFSGRRMFKPFAYHIKKFVEWRYMRRFR
- a CDS encoding GTP-binding protein, which encodes MTIEDEIKDIEDEIRTTSYNKATMHHIGRLKAKLARLKDDLQKRATAKSASKGAGYAVKKSGDATVVMVGYPSVGKSTLLNCLTGTNAEVAAYDFTTVDVIPGTLIYKGARIQLLDVPGLISGAAAGRGRGKEVLSIIRNADLILIIVDVLHPQQYDTLVKEVYDAGIRINAKPPEITIRKASRGGITVNSTVDLELDERMIKAVLAEYKIHNAEVLIRERITLDELIDTVAGNRKYIRALTILNKMDLVNPTQLRALKHQFPDAAVISAAVGINTDALKDRIYDELEFISIYMKPHGGSPDMDNPLVIKLDSTIADVCSTIHRDFIEKFRYARIWGASAKYGGQRVGLSHVLVDGDVVSIVTRR
- a CDS encoding 4-hydroxy-tetrahydrodipicolinate reductase, which produces MAIKVAVAGAKGRTGGQIVQGILESETMELVAGFDLHGVGDELAPGVNVSSPEEMEKVLTAVKPQVLVDFTDATAAVENIKVAARNHVKLVVGTTGFSPEQFKELEEAIAGNVPAIISPNFSIGVNVFWKLIAEAARQLHPYQYHMEIIEMHHAHKKDAPSGTALKAAEILANYPAEGARSFVYGRQGITGERTNAEIGIHAVRAGEIVGEHTVLYAGKGERLEITHRLQSREALARGAIKAVEWISGKESGQIYSMDDMLSELG
- a CDS encoding HD domain-containing protein, whose protein sequence is MSGNKKVKDLKVGSSVDSSFLVMEKELREFITKGGYYLQVKLGDSTGSIWARCWDRAEAVASRFELGDIVRVKGVVESFKGRLQVIFTPDGIARSTKTYDITEYLPRTSKDIDRLFDELVKTAESMENENLKRVVFAFLNDAAFVTSFKKAPAAKIHHHSYIGGLIEHTQSVAAICETIAQLYPELDRDLLLAGAILHDIGKTETYEYTFRIDITEEGGLVNHIVLGYQRVEAKIKRLKGFPEELRLRLLHLILSHHKHGEWGSPVKPLFAEAEALCYADMLDSQLKEFLQLQKREEEKGKEGIWSDFSWRLDRFLYLGTDKGKKQLQGSKRQE
- a CDS encoding CDP-alcohol phosphatidyltransferase family protein codes for the protein MTTKTKNTDANAKNTSLLKLLKPADLLSILNALFGFAAILFVLDGTSVTERALENALILILLAVVADCLDGTVARKMGSSPIGKYLDSLADMVSFGVAPAIAAYVLFKSHLRVPTTYTGVVLAVCSAYVVCGMLRLARFDAKPFFQKECFTKETTTLNTGSLFGKEKVSDGFFEGFPITGSATFLASFMLLTIELQPQVPIPLSVPILIGLIGLLCLLMTSRIRYRNIRDKRITIPAGMVFLTLFALYITSSAFIYPAIAVAVLTAFYICSPLLYKKRENFM